TTTCTCCTTTCACTGGGAACTTCCGCCCTTGTCCATTTAGGGGAAAACGCTCTCCCTGACCAGGGGAAAGCAGAACTGAATCTCCCTCATGCGAAAGAAATCATCGACCTCTTATCCCTTTTAGAGGAAAAAACAAAAGGAAATCTGACCAAAGAAGAAAATAGTCTCCTGTCAAATCTTCTTTATACACTCCGGATGAAGTTTATTGAACTAAAAAACAGGTAGAGTTGTGTCTGGAGTCATGATTGCGGAAAAGAATCATTTTTATTTTCTCTTTAATTATACTTTCTCTTCTAATCATCAATCTTCTTTTTCGAGGCGGGTTATTTTCCGAGCCTTTAAAAAGATTTGTGGTTAAAAAAATAGAACAAGAACTCCATGCGTCAGTAGCGGTCGACAAGGTCCGTCTAACTCTATTTCCCGCCTTTCTGATCCTGGATGATTTCGAATTGGAAGAGTCGAAGGATGCTCCCCGGGTATTAAAATCGAAACAAATTATCCTTTCTTTTAGTCCATGGTCCCTTCTCACCGAATTTCTTCTCATTAATAAAATCCATTTCCAGGATCCGGAAATCCATCTGATCTGGAATCATGAAGGAAAAACGAATTTCGATTTTCTTAAAACGGCGTTTGTCCGTTCCAGAGCGCCAAACCAGAAATCCCCTGTCATTATTCAGAAAATCACTCTTATCAATGGATCTCTTGATATTGATCAAGATCTGAAAAATAATCATGTTTCCATGAAACATATCGAGTTTAAAACCGACACAGACCCAACCATGACCTTTTTTCAGATTTCCGGATCAGCTAAAAAAATCTCGTATCAGTCGGGCAGAAAAGATGTCGAGACTTTCGCCAGTGCGGATTGGAGATTATCCATAACCCCGCAGCATTTAGAAATCAAAAGATTCGCTGTCTCGGCCAAAGAAACAGCCGTCACCCTAAAGGGAATCGTCAGTTTTCCGCCTAACCAAAAAACATACCCATTTAAAGTCGATTCCGATTTCCATTTCGGCACAAGAGCTTTGCTTGCCGGTTTTGATACTTTAACCGGCCATGGATTGATTGAAGGAAACTACGACGGGGAAAAACAGATTAAGGGCAGCCTGATCCTGTCTCATCTCGCTTTTGAAAAAGATAAAGGGGTCCACAAGTTTGGGGAACTTAAGAGCCGCTTTTCTTTTGAGCCCGGGTTGATTTTTTTCGACGATTTTAATTCAAAGTTCTTTGGGGGGAAAATTGACGGAAAAATCAAGTTCCGGTTTAATGACTCCTCCAGCCTTTTGGAAACCGACTATCGTTTGCATAATGTCTCTTTATCCCAGCCAGTCTTATTGTTTTTTCCCCGCTACAAAATTTATTCAGACGGAAAAACGCTTGACGCCTCGGGAACCTTGAAATTAATCAATATGGATATGCACCAGCTCAGTGGTTCCGGACACTTTCGTCTGACGGGAACGCCCCAAAGGGTTTTAAACTCCAAAACCCCGTTATGGGAAAGCGCAATGAACGCCCTCGTCCTCGCAGAGACTGATTATGAGTTGCGCTCTTCTGCCTTTTTTTTTAGCCATTCCTCTTTGCAAATCGGCTCCTCTTTGATTAACGGAAACGGCGCCGTACAGCAGGGGGGAACATTTTCAACTTTTCTAAACTTAAGATCGGAAAACGGCGGAGAAGTCATTTCCTGGTTGGGGTATCCTCAGTGGTCGGGCGCGGTTGACTTTACCGGAGAAGCCCGGGGAACATTCACCTCTCCCGTATTCGAAGGCAAAGGAACCGCTTCCAATGTGTTTTTTGACAATCATTCATTGGGAACAGGGTCGGCTCATTTAAAATATTCCGATCACCGGCTCGAGTTTACCCAGGTAAAAATAAATAAAGGCAAAGGAGAATATTCCGGAGAAGGCAACATTCACTGGAAGTCCCTGGATGAATTTAATTATCAAATCAATGCCTTCGCCTCGCCCGGAATTCCTGACGACATCATTCGTATTTTTATTGACAACATTCCTCTCTATACTCAAGCCACGGGACCGGTCGTCATCAGCGGAGACCATCAAACATTCAGCGTAAAAGGAAATTTGGACGTGGCGAACGGATTCATTTACGATCAAGGTTTTGATCAAGGGCACGTTGAAATTGAAATTACCGGGTCCGGCGTTTCCTTCAACAAAACATCGTTAGTTCATGGAAACTCCTCCGTCACCGGAAAGGGAAAAATATTCTTCAACGGAGAATACGAAGGGGAATTAAAATCTGAAAATTTTCGTTTCACGGATTTAACCGTTTTAAATCAAACTCTTCCTGAAGTTCAAGGCTCCTTCAACGGAAACATCCACGGCAGTGGAACATTTGAACATCCGGACCTGATACTGGCGGGCGCCCTGGCGGATTTATCTTATAAAAATCAAAAAATAAAACCAGGATTAATCGCCCTCACCCTGGCGGATAAAGAACTTAAAACACATCTCACATTTAATGAATATCCCATGATCGTCGACGGGTCTATCGGCATCACGACTCCTTTTGTTTCAAAACTTGAAATTCAGGGAGAAAAAATCCCTTTGGGTTCCTGGTTCAACGCCTTTAACGCCGAATCCAATTTTCAGGCCCAATCTTTTACGGGCTCCGTTTCAGGAAAAATCGGGATTGAGGGGCCCTTGAACGATCCCAAAAGTTTAAACCTTTCAGCCCATTTGACCCAATTAAAAGCCGATTTATCGGGTTATGAGATTATCAATCAGGAAGAGATCGTTTTTACCCTTTCCGATGGAAAACTCAACATAGATTCATGCCGATTAAAAGGCGAGGGAACGACCCTGTCCATTGCCGGCGGATTAGATCTCTTCAGGCAATATCGGCTTTTTATAACGGGGGAAGCCGATCTGTCGTTATTAAAAGCGCTAAGGAAGGAGATTACTTACGGAAAAGGAAAGGCCTATCTGGCCCTTAATATTTATGATCGTTGGAATGATCCAAAACTACAGGGTGGTCTAACCATTCAGGATGGTCAAATTCGAACCACGGCCGTTTCTCAGGCTATCCGTATTTCTTCAATGGCCCTTTTCTTTAATGAACGTCAGGTTTTTCTTGAATCATTGGATGCCGGGTTTGGAGAAGGAGCGCTTCACGGGACCGGAAAAATTGATCTCGATCGCTTTAAAGTCGCACATTTCGGATTGATATTGGAGGCCAAAGAGAGTCGTTTTTCGCTTTTTCCGGGTTGGACATCCACTGTTTCAGGAAGTCTCTTTTA
This genomic stretch from Nitrospirota bacterium harbors:
- a CDS encoding DUF1844 domain-containing protein — its product is MSEENQGFTVSDKRIKLDEPVAEPPKEKAPSQPQENKNTSQPKTEGVALNFSGFLLSLGTSALVHLGENALPDQGKAELNLPHAKEIIDLLSLLEEKTKGNLTKEENSLLSNLLYTLRMKFIELKNR
- a CDS encoding translocation/assembly module TamB domain-containing protein, producing MRKRIIFIFSLIILSLLIINLLFRGGLFSEPLKRFVVKKIEQELHASVAVDKVRLTLFPAFLILDDFELEESKDAPRVLKSKQIILSFSPWSLLTEFLLINKIHFQDPEIHLIWNHEGKTNFDFLKTAFVRSRAPNQKSPVIIQKITLINGSLDIDQDLKNNHVSMKHIEFKTDTDPTMTFFQISGSAKKISYQSGRKDVETFASADWRLSITPQHLEIKRFAVSAKETAVTLKGIVSFPPNQKTYPFKVDSDFHFGTRALLAGFDTLTGHGLIEGNYDGEKQIKGSLILSHLAFEKDKGVHKFGELKSRFSFEPGLIFFDDFNSKFFGGKIDGKIKFRFNDSSSLLETDYRLHNVSLSQPVLLFFPRYKIYSDGKTLDASGTLKLINMDMHQLSGSGHFRLTGTPQRVLNSKTPLWESAMNALVLAETDYELRSSAFFFSHSSLQIGSSLINGNGAVQQGGTFSTFLNLRSENGGEVISWLGYPQWSGAVDFTGEARGTFTSPVFEGKGTASNVFFDNHSLGTGSAHLKYSDHRLEFTQVKINKGKGEYSGEGNIHWKSLDEFNYQINAFASPGIPDDIIRIFIDNIPLYTQATGPVVISGDHQTFSVKGNLDVANGFIYDQGFDQGHVEIEITGSGVSFNKTSLVHGNSSVTGKGKIFFNGEYEGELKSENFRFTDLTVLNQTLPEVQGSFNGNIHGSGTFEHPDLILAGALADLSYKNQKIKPGLIALTLADKELKTHLTFNEYPMIVDGSIGITTPFVSKLEIQGEKIPLGSWFNAFNAESNFQAQSFTGSVSGKIGIEGPLNDPKSLNLSAHLTQLKADLSGYEIINQEEIVFTLSDGKLNIDSCRLKGEGTTLSIAGGLDLFRQYRLFITGEADLSLLKALRKEITYGKGKAYLALNIYDRWNDPKLQGGLTIQDGQIRTTAVSQAIRISSMALFFNERQVFLESLDAGFGEGALHGTGKIDLDRFKVAHFGLILEAKESRFSLFPGWTSTVSGSLFYQGDLSTQALQGELTLNHGVYNKKIDVRSLLTKLSELEEKTEPTPLIGKTRLNVRLTGDDDLRINNNLARLPFTVDLTVKGTVDHPVLIGRMEADSGSILFYNRTFSVNSIAVDFIDPEAIKPLIDLKARTQVTGKDNKSYQIDLSFAGGLDKIKPTLTADDPGLTETDILSLILAGRTATEVATDPFSQQQIGGQFVPLVIESPLEGLLEDLTGVNRLFIEPLPSGIRSTGGPRVTVEQRLLGEKLLLTYSYTINPSQDQIIKMEYLINRHIFLQGIRNEEGNAGGNLKFRFEFK